A region from the Achromobacter seleniivolatilans genome encodes:
- a CDS encoding alpha-D-ribose 1-methylphosphonate 5-triphosphate diphosphatase, giving the protein MNSHAPSPLAGVTGQRILTPRGVEQASLRFHGGLIDDTGTASARGAPWFDAGHLLVLPGIVDLHGDAFERAIMPRPSVTFPYDSALFDVDRQLLANGITTEFHGVTLSWEGGLRGETYAERMFESLERMKHLMGARHYVHLRFETHHVGGVDLAQQWIRDGRVRFLALNDHLPSMARRLGDDRKLMQYALRAECDLDTFQGRIRAAMSAADSVADAMRELTLCAQAAGLKVASHDDPDAATRRYYHQLGCGVAEFPLTRDAACVARDLGNSVVFGAPNVVRGGSHTGAPSAAEMVREGLCDILTSDYYYPAPLAAVMRLVQDGVLPLAQAWNLVSLNPARAAGLKDRGALTPGLIADAIVVDDQVPGLPRVCAAIVGGELRYATRAFSDDHSQRMAA; this is encoded by the coding sequence ATGAACTCACACGCCCCCTCGCCCCTGGCCGGTGTCACAGGCCAACGCATCCTGACGCCGCGCGGCGTCGAGCAAGCCAGTCTGCGCTTTCACGGCGGACTGATCGACGACACCGGCACGGCATCCGCCCGTGGCGCTCCCTGGTTCGACGCGGGCCACCTGCTGGTGCTGCCCGGAATCGTCGATCTGCATGGCGACGCCTTCGAGCGCGCCATCATGCCCCGGCCCAGTGTGACTTTTCCGTATGACAGCGCGTTGTTCGACGTTGACCGCCAACTCCTGGCCAACGGCATCACGACGGAATTTCATGGCGTGACTCTGTCGTGGGAAGGCGGACTGCGCGGCGAGACCTACGCCGAACGCATGTTCGAGTCGCTGGAACGCATGAAGCACCTGATGGGCGCGCGCCACTACGTGCACCTGCGCTTCGAGACCCACCATGTGGGCGGCGTGGACCTGGCTCAACAATGGATTCGCGATGGCCGGGTCCGTTTCCTGGCGCTGAACGATCACCTGCCCAGCATGGCCCGCCGCTTGGGCGACGACCGCAAGCTGATGCAATACGCGCTTCGTGCCGAATGCGACCTGGATACCTTCCAGGGCCGTATCCGCGCCGCCATGTCCGCTGCGGACTCGGTGGCTGATGCCATGCGTGAACTGACACTGTGCGCGCAGGCAGCCGGATTGAAGGTCGCCTCGCACGACGACCCTGACGCCGCGACGCGACGTTACTACCACCAGCTGGGCTGCGGCGTGGCGGAATTTCCATTGACCCGCGATGCCGCCTGCGTGGCACGCGACTTGGGCAACTCGGTGGTCTTTGGCGCGCCGAACGTGGTACGCGGCGGCAGCCACACCGGCGCGCCGAGCGCGGCCGAGATGGTGCGCGAAGGCCTGTGCGACATTCTGACGTCCGACTATTACTACCCGGCCCCGCTGGCCGCCGTGATGCGACTGGTTCAAGACGGCGTGTTGCCGTTGGCGCAGGCCTGGAATCTGGTGTCCTTGAACCCCGCGCGCGCGGCTGGCCTGAAAGACCGCGGAGCCCTGACCCCCGGCCTGATTGCCGACGCGATCGTTGTGGATGATCAAGTGCCGGGACTGCCGCGCGTGTGCGCCGCCATCGTCGGCGGCGAACTGCGCTACGCCACCCGCGCATTCAGCGACGATCACAGCCAACGCATGGCAGCCTGA
- the phnF gene encoding phosphonate metabolism transcriptional regulator PhnF has product MVERGSGIAVWRQIGESLADDIRNKLYTAGEQLPSEPELAAKFSVNRHTIRRAMGELEQSGLVRIEQGRGTFVQEHAIDYAIGKRTRFSENLRSQGVLGHLEALGSQTLRAADIAKHLGLARTAPLLRVQIVGKAENRPISASEHYFDEKRFPDFADRLTALRSVSKVYAHYGIGDYTRKWSRITAALPTPEIARLLGQPKTRPILQVEALNVDQDGAPLQYSITRFVGDLVQLMVADDS; this is encoded by the coding sequence ATGGTTGAAAGAGGTTCCGGCATCGCCGTCTGGCGGCAAATTGGCGAGTCCCTGGCGGATGACATCCGCAACAAGCTCTATACGGCAGGCGAACAGCTGCCGTCCGAGCCAGAGCTGGCCGCCAAGTTTTCCGTCAATCGCCACACCATCCGGCGCGCCATGGGCGAGCTTGAACAAAGCGGCCTGGTACGCATCGAACAGGGCCGCGGCACCTTCGTGCAAGAACACGCCATCGATTACGCAATCGGCAAGCGCACCCGCTTTTCCGAGAACCTGCGCAGCCAGGGCGTGCTGGGTCACCTTGAGGCGCTGGGCAGCCAGACCTTGCGCGCCGCCGACATTGCCAAGCATCTGGGCCTGGCCCGGACGGCGCCGCTGCTGCGCGTGCAGATCGTGGGCAAGGCGGAAAACCGGCCTATCAGCGCTTCTGAACATTACTTTGACGAAAAGCGTTTCCCCGATTTCGCAGACCGCCTGACTGCATTGCGTTCGGTATCCAAGGTCTACGCGCACTACGGCATTGGCGACTACACGCGTAAATGGTCTCGCATCACCGCAGCCCTGCCCACGCCCGAGATCGCCCGTTTGCTGGGCCAGCCCAAGACGCGGCCGATCCTTCAGGTAGAAGCGCTCAACGTGGACCAGGACGGCGCCCCCTTGCAATACAGCATTACCCGCTTCGTGGGCGATCTGGTGCAGTTGATGGTTGCCGACGACAGTTAA
- a CDS encoding DUF1045 domain-containing protein, with the protein MPLAYRYALYLAPTGPWGATGSRWLGRCADTGARLAPLPGQPAESQEWTQAPRHYGLHATLKPPFRLRAGVTPQALDAAARELVDGVTPFSIELECEQLRGFLAWRIAQADVDGQARIQALADAAVRNLDALRAPLTPEEMARRQPQSLSPAQQAMLERWGYPYVFDTYTFHITLTNKLAGSELEQAEASIATFADPLRGQAMPVPGVSIYVQPEPGADFVAARHYHFDGSHADAAGAAYLHGSAAS; encoded by the coding sequence ATGCCGCTCGCCTATCGCTACGCGCTGTATCTGGCGCCCACTGGCCCCTGGGGTGCAACAGGCAGCCGGTGGCTGGGCCGCTGCGCCGACACCGGCGCCCGGCTCGCCCCGCTGCCCGGCCAGCCAGCCGAATCGCAGGAATGGACCCAGGCGCCGCGTCACTATGGCCTGCATGCCACGTTAAAGCCGCCCTTCCGTCTGCGCGCGGGCGTCACGCCCCAGGCGTTGGACGCGGCCGCGCGCGAGCTCGTCGACGGCGTCACCCCGTTCTCCATCGAATTGGAATGCGAGCAACTCCGCGGCTTCCTGGCTTGGCGCATCGCGCAAGCCGACGTTGACGGTCAAGCGCGCATCCAAGCGCTGGCGGACGCAGCTGTGCGCAATCTGGACGCCCTGCGCGCCCCGCTCACCCCCGAAGAAATGGCTCGCCGGCAGCCGCAATCTCTCAGTCCGGCGCAACAAGCCATGCTTGAGCGCTGGGGTTATCCGTATGTCTTCGACACCTATACCTTTCACATTACGCTGACCAACAAACTCGCGGGCAGCGAACTGGAGCAGGCGGAAGCGAGCATTGCAACATTTGCCGACCCGCTGCGCGGCCAGGCCATGCCGGTGCCCGGGGTCAGCATTTATGTGCAGCCTGAACCCGGCGCGGATTTTGTCGCCGCGCGCCACTACCACTTCGACGGCAGCCACGCCGACGCCGCGGGCGCGGCCTATCTGCACGGGTCCGCCGCATCATGA
- the phnG gene encoding phosphonate C-P lyase system protein PhnG produces MDHSQAGQDATNVQRAAWMRVLSLADPAALDGAFSALNGLPAHQMLRPPQTGMAMVRARSGGTGARFNLGEMTVTRCAVTMDSGVVGIAYVQGRSQRHAEQAAVADALLQLPDWHETVHAQLIHPLARQHAARVERQAQVAAQTKVEFFTMVRGED; encoded by the coding sequence ATGGATCACTCACAAGCAGGACAGGACGCAACCAATGTCCAGCGCGCCGCCTGGATGCGCGTGTTGTCGCTGGCCGATCCGGCAGCGCTGGATGGCGCCTTCAGCGCCTTGAACGGATTGCCCGCCCACCAGATGTTGCGGCCGCCGCAGACGGGCATGGCAATGGTGCGCGCCCGTAGCGGCGGCACCGGCGCGCGTTTCAATCTGGGTGAAATGACGGTGACTCGTTGCGCGGTAACGATGGACAGCGGCGTGGTCGGCATCGCTTATGTGCAAGGCCGGTCACAGCGCCATGCCGAACAGGCGGCCGTGGCAGACGCCTTGCTGCAATTGCCGGATTGGCACGAAACGGTGCACGCGCAGCTGATTCATCCCCTGGCGCGCCAGCATGCGGCCCGGGTCGAGCGCCAGGCGCAAGTGGCCGCGCAGACCAAGGTGGAGTTCTTCACGATGGTGCGAGGCGAGGACTGA